A single window of Leishmania braziliensis MHOM/BR/75/M2904 complete genome, chromosome 27 DNA harbors:
- a CDS encoding putative proteasome alpha 7 subunit, producing MAGTGSGHDQSTDVFSAEGRVFQVEYAGKAVDNSSTAVAACCKDGVVVAVEKIHSSRMLESGSNNRIHAVDRQAGICICGLLPDGRAIVSRARLEAENSRDIFSTPIHGAVLANRVGEFMHAYTTHFAYRPFGCSAIIASYADDGPQLFVSDPSGTVAGYYGIALGKAKTVAKSELEKLNFASLTCEEAVGKLANILHEVHDKQKDKLYEVEAAWVCDKSDRKFTHVPADMIPPPPSN from the coding sequence ACGATCAGTCGACGGACGTCTTCTCGGCCGAAGGACGTGTTTTTCAGGTGGAGTACGCCGGCAAGGCTGTcgacaacagcagcactgccgttGCGGCATGCTGTAAGGACGGCGTTGTTGTTGCAGTAGAAAAGATTCACTCAAGCCGCATGCTGGAGAGCGGTTCGAACAACCGCATCCACGCCGTGGATCGCCAGGCTGGCATTTGCATCTGCGGCCTCCTTCCTGACGGTCGCGCTATCGTTTCTCGCGCGCGGCTGGAGGCTGAGAATAGTCGTGACATTTTTTCCACGCCTATCCACGGTGCAGTGCTGGCAAACCGTGTGGGGGAGTTCATGCACGCGTACACCACCCACTTCGCGTACCGCCCGTTTGGGTGCTCAGCCATCATCGCGTCGTATGCTGATGACGGACCGCAGCTGTTCGTCAGCGATCCCAGCGGCACGGTGGCTGGTTACTACGGCATTGCGCTCGGCAAGGccaagacggtggcgaagagTGAGTTGGAGAAGCTCAACTTTGCTAGCCTCACTTGCGAGGAGGCTGTAGGGAAGCTGGCCAACATCCTGCACGAGGTGCACGACAAGCAGAAGGACAAGCTGTACGAGGTGGAGGCTGCGTGGGTCTGCGACAAGTCGGATCGAAAGTTTACCCATGTGCCGGCTGACATGAttccgccgccaccgtcaaaCTGA